The Mycolicibacterium flavescens genome has a segment encoding these proteins:
- a CDS encoding pyridoxamine 5'-phosphate oxidase-like protein: protein MSEEKPPGEILPESECWNLLGSVSLGRLVTSADGIPEIFPVNFVVQRKTLLFRTAQGTKLVSTAVNRDVLFEADDHNVGEGWSVIVRGVARTVHDDDDRAEAERAQLLPWTTHAKDHYIRVLPRRVTGRRFRFGS, encoded by the coding sequence ATGTCTGAAGAGAAGCCGCCCGGCGAGATCCTTCCGGAAAGCGAATGCTGGAACCTGTTGGGCAGTGTGTCGTTGGGGCGCCTAGTCACCAGCGCTGATGGGATTCCCGAGATTTTTCCGGTGAACTTCGTCGTCCAGCGCAAGACGCTCCTGTTTCGCACCGCGCAGGGCACCAAGTTGGTCAGCACTGCGGTCAACCGCGACGTGCTCTTTGAAGCCGACGATCACAACGTCGGCGAAGGATGGAGCGTCATCGTGCGGGGCGTCGCGCGGACCGTGCACGACGACGACGACCGTGCGGAGGCCGAGCGGGCGCAATTACTGCCCTGGACCACGCACGCCAAGGACCACTACATCCGGGTGCTTCCGCGACGCGTCACCGGCCGGCGCTTCCGCTTCGGTTCGTAG
- a CDS encoding conserved exported protein, whose translation MRAVLRCVLAAVVVATSVVAGPAGEGAAAASQAVRGAIASILPAEDQVVGIAHPVIVTFKHSVVDRDAAERLLDITSTPPMTGTFEWLDAKTVHWAPDEFWPAHSTIALSVGGFKTNIATGAAVVGVANIADHTFTVTIDGVPPDKLPSPHHRPFFGEPGVFPASMGRPEYPTPVGTFPVLAKEREVKMDSSSVGIPVTADDGYLLDVEWAVRLTRRGIFVHSAPWAINSLGHENVSHGCISLSPADAEWYFDNVKVGDPVLVQENNVEVPRPRVEPANPEVPRVIAR comes from the coding sequence TTGCGTGCTGTACTTCGGTGTGTTCTCGCCGCGGTTGTCGTCGCCACCAGTGTGGTCGCAGGGCCGGCCGGCGAAGGTGCGGCGGCCGCTAGTCAGGCGGTGAGAGGTGCCATCGCCTCCATACTGCCCGCCGAGGATCAGGTCGTGGGGATTGCACATCCCGTGATAGTGACGTTCAAGCACTCCGTCGTCGACCGGGATGCGGCCGAGCGGTTGCTCGACATCACCTCGACACCCCCGATGACGGGTACGTTCGAGTGGCTCGACGCCAAGACCGTCCATTGGGCGCCCGACGAATTCTGGCCCGCCCACAGCACCATTGCGCTGTCTGTCGGCGGCTTCAAGACGAACATCGCCACCGGCGCAGCGGTTGTCGGCGTGGCCAATATCGCTGACCACACCTTCACGGTCACGATCGACGGGGTCCCACCCGACAAACTGCCTTCGCCGCACCACCGGCCCTTCTTCGGTGAGCCCGGGGTCTTTCCGGCCTCGATGGGCAGACCCGAATACCCGACGCCGGTGGGGACATTCCCGGTGTTGGCCAAAGAACGCGAAGTGAAGATGGATTCGAGCAGCGTCGGCATCCCCGTGACCGCAGACGACGGCTACCTGCTCGACGTGGAATGGGCTGTAAGGCTCACCAGACGTGGCATCTTCGTGCATTCGGCACCGTGGGCGATCAACTCACTGGGCCACGAGAACGTCAGCCACGGATGCATCAGCCTCAGTCCTGCAGACGCCGAGTGGTACTTCGACAACGTCAAGGTCGGAGACCCGGTTCTGGTGCAGGAGAACAACGTCGAGGTGCCGCGGCCGCGGGTCGAACCGGCGAATCCTGAGGTTCCGCGGGTGATCGCCCGGTAA
- a CDS encoding response regulator with putative antiterminator output domain, with amino-acid sequence MVMANRPDEREDAHLRIAELVRGLYSRPDADTVIAELAEHAAVEIPGARYAGITITRKPKSVETPAATHMYPMLLDKIQQRHQEGPCLTAAWDKKVVYVADLHTDDRFPLYRQDALAETPIRSIMAFQLFIEGETMGALNVYSEEPDAFGEESRSLGLVFAAHSSVAWNAARRDEQFRQALASRDIIGQAKGMMMERYGVDAVQAFDLLRKLSQDSNVPLLKIAKEIVDQSRP; translated from the coding sequence ATGGTGATGGCGAACAGACCCGACGAACGCGAGGACGCGCACCTGCGCATCGCGGAGCTGGTGCGCGGGCTCTACAGCCGACCCGATGCGGACACCGTGATCGCGGAGTTGGCCGAACATGCGGCCGTCGAGATCCCCGGGGCCCGGTACGCCGGTATCACGATCACCCGCAAGCCCAAGAGCGTCGAGACGCCTGCGGCGACGCATATGTACCCGATGCTGTTGGACAAGATTCAGCAGCGCCACCAGGAGGGTCCGTGCCTGACCGCGGCGTGGGACAAGAAGGTCGTCTACGTCGCCGATCTCCACACGGACGACCGTTTTCCGCTCTATCGCCAGGATGCCTTGGCGGAGACGCCGATTCGCTCAATCATGGCGTTCCAGTTGTTCATCGAGGGCGAGACGATGGGCGCGCTCAACGTCTATTCCGAGGAACCCGACGCCTTCGGTGAGGAGTCCAGAAGCCTGGGACTGGTGTTCGCCGCCCATTCGTCGGTGGCCTGGAACGCCGCGCGCCGCGACGAACAGTTCAGGCAGGCCCTGGCCAGCCGCGACATTATCGGACAGGCCAAGGGGATGATGATGGAACGCTACGGCGTCGACGCCGTCCAGGCCTTCGATCTGCTCCGCAAACTGTCGCAGGACTCCAATGTGCCGCTGCTCAAGATCGCCAAGGAGATCGTGGACCAGTCGCGTCCTTGA
- a CDS encoding Protein of uncharacterised function (DUF3618) — MTAPNPRPEPGPDAGVDDIEADIEQTRQELGETVEALQAKLDVKTRAKEKVDETKEHAKDRAAEAKERVVEKADTLRHTATDNPKQTVPIAAIVAVLAVVGIIVWRRRR, encoded by the coding sequence ATGACCGCACCGAATCCACGCCCCGAGCCCGGACCGGATGCGGGCGTCGACGACATCGAGGCCGACATCGAGCAGACCCGCCAGGAACTCGGCGAGACGGTTGAGGCGCTGCAGGCCAAGCTGGATGTGAAGACGCGCGCGAAGGAGAAAGTCGACGAGACCAAGGAGCACGCCAAGGACAGGGCGGCCGAGGCCAAGGAGCGCGTCGTCGAGAAGGCGGACACGCTCCGCCACACCGCCACCGACAATCCGAAGCAGACGGTGCCGATCGCAGCGATCGTCGCCGTGCTCGCCGTTGTCGGGATCATCGTGTGGCGACGCAGGCGCTAG
- a CDS encoding Protein of uncharacterised function (DUF1469), which produces MTVESRPGADASVGELMSQLSKQTSRLIRDEMRLAQKEFQESARHAGIGAGLFSVAGLLAFFGAATLIAAGVAALSLVLPVWAAALIVAAVLFVIAGIAALVGRSQAREVTPAAPKTVETVKADIQELKDARS; this is translated from the coding sequence ATGACGGTGGAATCCAGGCCTGGCGCTGACGCGTCGGTCGGCGAGTTGATGAGCCAGTTGTCGAAGCAGACATCGCGGTTGATCCGTGACGAAATGCGGTTGGCGCAGAAGGAATTTCAGGAATCGGCCCGACATGCCGGGATCGGCGCGGGCTTGTTCAGCGTGGCGGGCCTGCTGGCCTTCTTCGGCGCGGCGACGTTGATCGCGGCGGGGGTGGCGGCGTTGTCTCTCGTGCTGCCCGTTTGGGCCGCGGCGCTGATCGTTGCGGCAGTGCTGTTCGTGATCGCGGGTATCGCGGCTCTGGTGGGACGCAGCCAGGCTCGGGAGGTCACACCGGCGGCGCCGAAGACCGTTGAAACGGTGAAAGCAGACATCCAAGAACTAAAGGACGCCCGGTCATGA
- the gerE_1 gene encoding transcriptional regulator, luxR family, with product MQQAAERLLTAAHIEPAGLLVEGEAGIGKTTAWLNVLDAARGRGFQVLSARGHQTESVLAYAAVADLLADIDAATIDELPRLQQLAVNRVLLRADRDGPPIDHRVVAAAVGTLLERLSAAAPLLVAIDDVQWLDASSRVVLGFVIRRLRGRIGVLATERCDPGQGRAEEWLTLASAEQMARIRLQPLSLGALHQLLLQRIGHSFSRVVLVRIAEISGGNPFYALELARVIDGREPLAGPGLPATLAELVRMRVGRLEGDIRPVLLAAASVAAPTVDLLARVTDSTVEHVMEVLEAVETDGVVEIDGSRVRFTHPLLAYGVYSEASAASRRAMHRALASVEVHPELKARHLALAATTADEATFATLDSAAEATRHRGAPAAAAELLELVINLGGGTPMRRMRAAEHHLRAGNTQRAAEVLRPALVELEDGPLRALALILHGGILVYENTFDEAAVQLERALDNAAEHPAIRVRALLMLSFAQATATHYEAALRSAAEGIAIADSLEEPGLISQALATYVTVNALYGNGIDETALERALQLDDETSDAPVPLCPRAAALQVLAWAGDFGAARAHGESLRRSCEERGSDSEILFIAIHATLIEIWQSRFGEAARVAEDSMQRAQQLGGDHPLAIAGIVTAAVSAFTGREQDARDAAHSALIAARQCGAPGAENWAHMILGFLEVSLGNHAEAIRHFEPGLAGLGSTPPGTELITAWWVPYAAEAMINLGNVTDAAAVLDLLESNGRRLDRAWMIAAALRCRAMLAATKGVLTEAEELAREALAEHERTSMPFELARTRLLLGQLQRRQRLKEAAANTLRETLEIFEDTGASIWAERTRAELSRAKSSRAGDSVLTSTEQRVAELAATGMTNRDIASALFISAKTVEHHLSRVYRKLGIRTRAQLGRRMAPHS from the coding sequence ATGCAGCAGGCCGCTGAGCGGCTTCTGACAGCGGCTCATATCGAGCCAGCGGGCCTCTTAGTCGAGGGTGAAGCGGGAATTGGTAAGACCACTGCCTGGCTGAATGTCCTGGATGCCGCACGGGGACGGGGCTTTCAGGTCCTCTCCGCACGCGGACATCAGACCGAGTCGGTGCTGGCCTACGCCGCTGTGGCAGATCTGCTGGCCGACATCGATGCCGCGACCATCGACGAATTGCCCAGGCTCCAGCAACTCGCCGTGAACCGGGTGCTACTGCGTGCAGACCGCGACGGTCCACCAATCGATCACCGCGTCGTGGCCGCCGCTGTGGGCACGCTTCTCGAACGCCTCTCGGCGGCCGCACCGCTGCTAGTAGCGATCGACGACGTGCAGTGGCTGGATGCATCTAGCCGCGTAGTGCTCGGCTTCGTCATCCGCCGCCTACGCGGCCGAATCGGTGTGCTGGCGACCGAACGCTGCGATCCTGGCCAGGGTCGTGCAGAGGAGTGGCTGACTTTGGCTAGCGCCGAGCAGATGGCTCGAATTCGACTGCAGCCGTTGAGTCTTGGAGCTCTCCATCAGTTGCTGCTGCAGAGAATCGGGCACTCCTTCAGCCGAGTGGTGCTCGTGCGAATAGCAGAAATATCGGGCGGCAATCCGTTTTATGCTCTTGAGCTTGCTCGTGTGATCGATGGACGCGAACCGCTCGCCGGCCCGGGTCTACCCGCCACCCTGGCCGAGTTGGTACGCATGCGCGTCGGGCGTCTGGAAGGGGACATAAGGCCGGTGCTGCTAGCCGCGGCGTCTGTTGCGGCTCCCACTGTCGATCTCTTGGCCCGGGTCACCGACTCGACTGTGGAGCACGTCATGGAGGTACTCGAAGCCGTCGAAACCGATGGCGTTGTCGAAATTGACGGCAGCAGGGTCCGCTTCACGCATCCCTTGCTCGCTTACGGGGTGTACAGCGAGGCTTCTGCGGCCAGTCGCCGAGCCATGCATCGTGCCTTGGCGTCCGTGGAAGTCCACCCCGAACTCAAAGCGCGCCATCTTGCGCTTGCCGCTACGACTGCCGACGAGGCGACTTTCGCGACTCTGGACTCAGCAGCCGAGGCGACTCGGCATCGCGGCGCACCTGCGGCCGCGGCCGAGCTGCTTGAACTCGTGATCAACCTGGGCGGCGGCACACCGATGCGCCGAATGCGGGCGGCCGAACATCACCTGCGTGCCGGGAACACCCAACGGGCCGCAGAGGTGCTGAGGCCTGCGTTGGTTGAGCTGGAAGACGGACCGCTGCGAGCCCTCGCACTGATCCTGCATGGCGGCATTCTCGTGTACGAGAACACGTTCGATGAAGCGGCCGTACAACTTGAGCGAGCCCTGGACAATGCCGCGGAACATCCCGCTATCAGGGTGCGTGCTCTGCTGATGCTTTCCTTCGCACAGGCCACCGCCACTCACTACGAGGCTGCCCTGCGCAGCGCCGCAGAGGGAATCGCGATCGCCGACTCTCTTGAGGAACCCGGTCTGATCAGCCAAGCACTGGCGACGTATGTGACCGTGAACGCCCTGTATGGCAATGGAATTGACGAAACCGCGCTTGAGCGGGCACTGCAGCTCGACGATGAGACCAGCGACGCGCCGGTGCCGTTGTGTCCACGAGCCGCCGCACTCCAGGTGCTGGCGTGGGCCGGGGACTTCGGCGCAGCCCGTGCGCATGGCGAGTCGTTGCGACGCTCCTGCGAGGAGCGTGGTTCCGACAGCGAGATCTTGTTCATCGCTATCCATGCGACCCTGATCGAGATCTGGCAGAGCCGCTTTGGGGAGGCGGCACGAGTCGCCGAGGACTCGATGCAACGAGCCCAGCAACTCGGCGGGGACCACCCGTTGGCCATTGCGGGCATTGTCACTGCCGCCGTGTCGGCCTTCACCGGTCGCGAGCAAGACGCCCGCGATGCTGCGCACTCCGCTCTGATCGCTGCACGGCAATGTGGAGCGCCGGGGGCTGAGAACTGGGCGCACATGATCTTGGGGTTTCTCGAGGTGTCGCTTGGCAACCACGCCGAGGCGATTCGTCATTTCGAACCGGGTCTGGCGGGCCTGGGCTCGACACCGCCAGGTACAGAATTGATAACGGCCTGGTGGGTGCCCTACGCCGCCGAGGCGATGATCAACCTGGGCAACGTCACAGACGCTGCAGCGGTACTCGATCTGTTGGAGAGCAATGGACGCCGTCTGGACCGCGCTTGGATGATTGCGGCCGCCCTGCGCTGTCGAGCAATGCTCGCCGCGACGAAGGGTGTTCTGACCGAGGCAGAAGAACTTGCTCGTGAGGCGCTCGCGGAACATGAACGGACTTCGATGCCTTTTGAACTTGCGCGCACTCGGTTGCTGCTCGGTCAGCTGCAGCGGCGCCAGCGTCTCAAAGAGGCAGCGGCAAATACCCTGCGAGAAACGCTGGAAATCTTCGAAGACACGGGCGCGTCGATATGGGCCGAGCGCACGCGTGCCGAATTGTCCCGCGCCAAGAGCAGCCGTGCTGGGGACTCGGTACTCACCTCAACCGAACAACGAGTCGCCGAACTGGCCGCTACCGGAATGACCAACCGTGACATCGCATCGGCCTTGTTCATCAGTGCGAAAACGGTGGAACATCACCTGAGCCGGGTTTACCGCAAGTTGGGTATTCGCACCCGTGCTCAACTGGGCAGGCGGATGGCCCCTCATAGCTAG
- the ydbC_2 gene encoding putative oxidoreductase, aryl-alcohol dehydrogenase like protein, translating into MTTPVAQASGTFTIGDLTVNRLGFGAMRLTGKGVWGPPQDRDECLRVLRRAVELGVNFIDTANSYGPYVSEELIREALHPYDGVVVATKAGLLRTGPDVWPVLGYPEYLRQECEMSLRRLGVETIDLFQLHRIDTKFPAEDQVGELLKLQQEGKIRHIGLSEVTVDQLEAAQKVAPIVTVQNMYNLSVRSAEPVLDACEARGIGFIPWFPLAAGPLAAPDGPLQRIAADHHAKASQLALAWLLKRSPVMLPIPGTSKVAHLEENVAAAEIELSDDEFETLSKAGAAGD; encoded by the coding sequence ATGACCACCCCCGTCGCACAGGCGTCCGGCACGTTCACCATCGGCGACCTGACGGTCAACCGGCTCGGCTTCGGCGCAATGCGGTTGACCGGCAAGGGAGTCTGGGGTCCTCCCCAGGACCGCGACGAGTGTCTGCGGGTCCTGCGGCGCGCCGTCGAACTCGGGGTCAACTTCATCGACACCGCCAACTCCTACGGCCCCTACGTCTCCGAGGAACTGATCCGCGAGGCACTGCACCCCTACGACGGTGTCGTCGTCGCGACCAAGGCCGGGTTGCTGCGCACCGGGCCCGACGTGTGGCCGGTGCTCGGCTACCCGGAGTACCTGCGCCAGGAGTGCGAGATGAGCCTGCGCCGCCTTGGCGTCGAGACCATCGACCTGTTCCAGCTGCACCGCATCGACACGAAGTTTCCCGCCGAGGACCAGGTGGGCGAGCTGCTCAAGCTGCAGCAGGAGGGCAAGATCCGCCATATCGGCCTGTCCGAGGTCACCGTCGACCAGCTCGAGGCCGCACAGAAGGTGGCCCCGATCGTCACCGTGCAGAACATGTACAACCTCAGCGTCCGCTCCGCCGAACCGGTGCTCGATGCCTGCGAAGCCCGCGGCATCGGGTTCATCCCGTGGTTTCCGCTGGCCGCCGGGCCACTGGCCGCGCCCGACGGGCCACTGCAGCGCATCGCGGCCGACCATCACGCCAAGGCCTCGCAGTTGGCGTTGGCGTGGCTGCTCAAACGCTCGCCGGTGATGCTGCCGATACCCGGCACCTCCAAGGTGGCCCATCTGGAGGAGAACGTCGCCGCCGCGGAGATCGAGCTGTCCGACGACGAGTTCGAGACATTGAGCAAAGCCGGAGCCGCCGGCGACTGA